In Thermoplasmatales archaeon, the following are encoded in one genomic region:
- a CDS encoding IS200/IS605 family transposase, with translation MSYELDKGAHSVYSLYYHFIQVVKYRRKVFV, from the coding sequence ATGTCTTATGAACTGGACAAAGGTGCACATTCTGTATATTCATTATACTACCACTTCATCCAGGTCGTAAAATACAGGAGGAAGGTATTTGTCA